In Phycodurus eques isolate BA_2022a chromosome 23, UOR_Pequ_1.1, whole genome shotgun sequence, a genomic segment contains:
- the LOC133397563 gene encoding CXXC-type zinc finger protein 4-like isoform X2: MSGMTSGVCVESDLSSVLQRSSASSHHHPNHHGYGGQGQVSTLAPMLDYSSEMDRYRSSIASFYKTNVDVGNFPQSAKLAARLAAAAPIFPPGATRLGAMATAPWGCHDNVNHPAAVFWGRPKPGAAHHRHHPATPAGHMTPSHPHGSSMHQGGGADEGGRTEKHTAASLPVTQTAHHHPMAPSNANFLPGYGGGSDCGVGKQGHAHPDVMGLSEGGSCNGGGVLGSGFLGGLGLPPGVIVMAMGSTAGGMSDAGSAFQMTGGQRGPTDCQQHAGSSPCPSSSSPSSSGVAAGGVVLSSPSSSSSSSSKRKRKRCGVCGPCRRLINCGVCSSCRNRKTGHQICKFRKCEELKKKPGGGGGGTLERPPSVPTGEAFRWFF; this comes from the exons ATGTCGGGCATGACGAGCGGCGTGTGCGTGGAGAGCGACCTGTCGTCCGTGCTGCAGCGAAGCTCGGCCTCCTCGCACCACCACCCCAATCACCACGGTTACGGCGGGCAGGGCCAG GTGTCCACGCTGGCACCCATGCTGGACTACAGCAGCGAGATGGACCGCTACCGCTCGTCCATCGCCAGCTTCTACAAGACCAACGTGGACGTGGGCAACTTCCCGCAGTCGGCCAAGCTGGCGGCGCGCTTGGCGGCCGCCGCTCCCATCTTCCCCCCCGGCGCTACCAGGCTGGGCGCCATGGCGACGGCGCCCTGGGGATGCCACGACAACGTCAACCACCCGGCGGCCGTCTTCTGGGGCCGCCCAAAACCCGGCGCCGCGCACCACCGCCACCACCCGGCCACGCCCGCCGGTCACATGACCCCCTCGCACCCCCACGGGAGCAGCATGCATCAGGGCGGCGGGGCCGACGAGGGGGGGCGGACTGAAAAACACACCGCCGCCTCGCTTCCCGTCACCCAAACGGCACACCACCACCCCATGGCGCCCAGCAACGCCAACTTCCTGCCCGGCTACGGCGGAGGGAGCGACTGCGGCGTCGGGAAGCAAGGACACGCCCACCCGGACGTGATGGGCCTATCGGAGGGGGGCAGCTGCAACGGGGGCGGAGTTCTGGGAAGCGGCTTCCTGGGGGGGCTGGGCTTACCCCCGGGTGTCATCGTCATGGCGATGGGTTCGACAGCGGGCGGGATGTCGGACGCCGGCAGCGCCTTCCAGATGACGGGTGGCCAGCGGGGGCCCACAGACTGCCAGCAACACGCCGGCTCCTCGCCCTGCCCCTCCTCGTCCTCGCCCTCGTCGTCGGGCGTGGCCGCAGGGGGCGTGGTCCTGTCGTCgccgtcctcctcctcgtcgtcgtcgtccaaGAGGAAGCGCAAGCGCTGCGGCGTGTGCGGGCCGTGCCGGCGGCTCATCAACTGCGGCGTGTGCTCGTCCTGCCGCAACAGGAAGACGGGCCACCAGATCTGCAAGTTCAGGAAGTGCGAGGAGCTCAAGAAGAAGccggggggaggcgggggagggACGCTCGAG AGGCCGCCATCCGTCCCGACCGGCGAGGCCTTCCGGTGGTTCTTCTAG
- the LOC133397563 gene encoding uncharacterized protein LOC133397563 isoform X1: protein MSGMTSGVCVESDLSSVLQRSSASSHHHPNHHGYGGQGQVSTLAPMLDYSSEMDRYRSSIASFYKTNVDVGNFPQSAKLAARLAAAAPIFPPGATRLGAMATAPWGCHDNVNHPAAVFWGRPKPGAAHHRHHPATPAGHMTPSHPHGSSMHQGGGADEGGRTEKHTAASLPVTQTAHHHPMAPSNANFLPGYGGGSDCGVGKQGHAHPDVMGLSEGGSCNGGGVLGSGFLGGLGLPPGVIVMAMGSTAGGMSDAGSAFQMTGGQRGPTDCQQHAGSSPCPSSSSPSSSGVAAGGVVLSSPSSSSSSSSKRKRKRCGVCGPCRRLINCGVCSSCRNRKTGHQICKFRKCEELKKKPGGGGGGTLEVRGGSGTDDATRARAHGMLTYSGVSLIQPTVHFHNEDNPF from the exons ATGTCGGGCATGACGAGCGGCGTGTGCGTGGAGAGCGACCTGTCGTCCGTGCTGCAGCGAAGCTCGGCCTCCTCGCACCACCACCCCAATCACCACGGTTACGGCGGGCAGGGCCAG GTGTCCACGCTGGCACCCATGCTGGACTACAGCAGCGAGATGGACCGCTACCGCTCGTCCATCGCCAGCTTCTACAAGACCAACGTGGACGTGGGCAACTTCCCGCAGTCGGCCAAGCTGGCGGCGCGCTTGGCGGCCGCCGCTCCCATCTTCCCCCCCGGCGCTACCAGGCTGGGCGCCATGGCGACGGCGCCCTGGGGATGCCACGACAACGTCAACCACCCGGCGGCCGTCTTCTGGGGCCGCCCAAAACCCGGCGCCGCGCACCACCGCCACCACCCGGCCACGCCCGCCGGTCACATGACCCCCTCGCACCCCCACGGGAGCAGCATGCATCAGGGCGGCGGGGCCGACGAGGGGGGGCGGACTGAAAAACACACCGCCGCCTCGCTTCCCGTCACCCAAACGGCACACCACCACCCCATGGCGCCCAGCAACGCCAACTTCCTGCCCGGCTACGGCGGAGGGAGCGACTGCGGCGTCGGGAAGCAAGGACACGCCCACCCGGACGTGATGGGCCTATCGGAGGGGGGCAGCTGCAACGGGGGCGGAGTTCTGGGAAGCGGCTTCCTGGGGGGGCTGGGCTTACCCCCGGGTGTCATCGTCATGGCGATGGGTTCGACAGCGGGCGGGATGTCGGACGCCGGCAGCGCCTTCCAGATGACGGGTGGCCAGCGGGGGCCCACAGACTGCCAGCAACACGCCGGCTCCTCGCCCTGCCCCTCCTCGTCCTCGCCCTCGTCGTCGGGCGTGGCCGCAGGGGGCGTGGTCCTGTCGTCgccgtcctcctcctcgtcgtcgtcgtccaaGAGGAAGCGCAAGCGCTGCGGCGTGTGCGGGCCGTGCCGGCGGCTCATCAACTGCGGCGTGTGCTCGTCCTGCCGCAACAGGAAGACGGGCCACCAGATCTGCAAGTTCAGGAAGTGCGAGGAGCTCAAGAAGAAGccggggggaggcgggggagggACGCTCGAGGTGAGGGGGGGCTCGGGGACGGACGATGCCACACGGGCGCGTGCACACGGGATGCTCACGTATTCCGGAGTTAGTCTCATCCAGCCCACCGTGCATTTTCACAATGAAGACAAcccattttag
- the LOC133397558 gene encoding E3 ubiquitin-protein ligase Topors-like isoform X1, whose translation MAPTAMKLRDRRRYNNNGGEAQPEEVPRRRASRRGKKTGTDTQAAAAATASPPAPSARAAEEASPDSKCPICLDRFNNMAYLDHCLHRFCFPCIQEWSHNKAECPLCKQPFASILHSVRAEDEFKEYTLRPTPTSSSVAATVAMVAAMASASEEEHGVWEWYLDVLPFPLSERGVIFEGPTGHGDAGPGRPSRRLVTRLAARLRLQREGVAAQRLTAEEMVAFRRALYRGGIRVRGVAGAAEPERDVTVDSFRRDPTQLNRLRPWLRRELTVLYGAYGSLVDVVQRIIAARVARHGLEDAATMQEELQPFLLAQTAHFLHELLCFARSPLSLDEYDVHAAYHPPAANNSGSPSISEEAEGRRHNDETPGPSNSAALTLPPSSPVPLEDEAECLIVGYKKPLAERTPELVHLSSDSDSSSPAIPPSAARHEKAPAVGSVSSACTLSPPLAPPDNKMKKKKKRRRSRECMRKSGTLANPNRSIYPAMMCSLSHSSLESGSPLALSSSDCSWEFSSSSPSSSVCSSSPPPSPLSPLRSSGEKPSGKRKYKSRHLDEHSQPDRRRRRRGRSKRRSDSRKIPSGPDSTGGHQRDRSPSVEIVYEGAAPPKRHRKTQEHGGPPPIITLESDSSDDGGGGDPSRPRALPSVCSTDAVVDLVDAPSGPCEAADVKDFTNRTQAAVCQVRSGPPPLLRAPTLKLQDAGTKEEEEEDANFSPPSSSLHFLSHTSDLCRSDTAAGSDLSPPLSPTIMSCHL comes from the exons ATGGCCCCCACAGCTATGAAGCTACGTGATCGGCGCCGTTACAACAACAACGGCGGCGAGGCGCAGCCCGAGGAAGTGCCGAGGAGGCGAGCAAGTCGCAGGGGAAAGAAGACGGGCACGGACACgcaggccgccgccgccgccacggcGTCTCCTCCCGCGCCGTCGGCCCGAGCGGCAGAGGAGGCGTCGCCCGACTCAAAGTGTCCCATCTGCCTGGACCGCTTCAACAATATGGCGTATTTGGACCACTGCCTGCACCGCTTCTGCTTCCCGTGCATCCAGGAGTGGTCGCACAACAAGGCCGAGTGTCCGCTCTGCAAGCAGCCCTTCGCTTCCATCTTGCACTCGGTGCGCGCCGAGGACGAGTTCAAGGAGTACACGCTGCGCCCCACCCCTACCAGCAGCAGCGTGGCGGCCACCGTGGCCATGGTGGCGGCCATGGCGTCGGCGAGCGAGGAGGAGCACGGGGTGTGGGAGTGGTATTTGGACGTCCTGCCGTTTCCGCTGTCGGAGCGCGGCGTCATATTCGAAGGCCCGACGGGCCACGGCGACGCCGGTCCGGGCCGGCCGTCGCGGCGCCTCGTGACCCGATTGGCCGCCAGGCTGCGTCTGCAGCGTGAAGGCGTGGCGGCGCAGCGTCTGACGGCGGAAGAGATGGTGGCCTTTCGCCGCGCCCTCTATCGCGGCGGCATCCGCGTGCGCGGCGTCGCCGGCGCCGCCGAGCCCGAGCGTGACGTCACGGTGGACAGCTTCCGCCGGGACCCCACCCAGCTGAACAGACTGCGGCCTTGGCTTCGCCGCGAGCTGACAGTGCTGTACGGTGCGTACGGCTCGCTGGTGGACGTCGTCCAGCGCATCATCGCGGCTCGAGTGGCTCGCCACGGCTTGGAGGACGCGGCGACCATGCAGGAAGAGCTGCAGCCCTTCCTATTGGCGCAAACGGCGCACTTCCTACACGAGCTGCTCTGCTTCGcccgctcgccgctcagcctgGACGAGTACGACGTGCACGCCGCGTACCATCCGCCGGCCGCCAACAACAGCGGCTCGCCTTCCATCTCCGAGGAGGCGGAGGGGCGGCGGCACAACGATGAGACGCCGGGCCCCTCTAACTCTGCCGCATTGACGTTGCCGCCCTCGAGCCCCGTCCCGCTGGAGGACGAGGCGGAGTGTTTGATCGTGGGCTACAAGAAGCCGCTGGCCGAGCGCACGCCGGAGCTCGTGCACCTGTCGTCCGACTCAGACTCATCGTCGCCCGCAATCCCGCCCTCCGCCGCCCGTCATGAAAAGGCCCCTGCGGTGGGGTCGGTGAGCTCGGCGTGCACGCTCAGCCCGCCGCTGGCGCCGCCTGACAACaagatgaaaaagaagaagaagaggaggaggagccgcGAGTGTATGAGAAAGAGCGGCACTTTGGCCAATCCCAATCGCTCCATTTACCCCGCCATGATGTGCTCCCTTTCGCATTCCAGCCTGGAGTCCGGCTCGCCGCTCGCCCTCAGCTCGTCGGACTGCAGCTGGGAATTCTCCTCGtcgtccccctcctcctccgtcTGCTCCTCTTCACCGCCGCCGTCGCCTCTCTCGCCGTTGCGCTCCAGCGGCGAGAAGCCCAGCGGGAAGAGGAAGTACAAGAGCCGACACCTGGACGAGCACAGCCAGCCCGACAGGAGGCGGCGACGAAGGGGCCGCAGCAAGAGAAGGAGCGACTCGCGGAAGATCCCCTCTGGCCCCGACAG CACGGGAGGGCACCAACGCGACCGCAGTCCCAGCGTGGAGATCGTGTATGAGGGCGCCGCCCCACCCAAGCGCCATCGCAAGACACAGGAGCACGgcgg GCCGCCGCCCATCATCACACTGGAGAGCGACAGCAGCGACGACGGCGGCGGAGGAGACCCGTCGCGCCCTCGCGCTCTCCCGTCAGTATGCTCGACCGACGCGGTCGTGGACTTGGTGGACGCGCCATCCGGCCCCTGTGAGGCGGCGGACGTCAAAGACTTTACAAATCGAACGCAAGCGGCCGTTTGCCAGGTAAGAAGCGGCCCTCCCCCGCTGTTGCGGGCGCCAACGCTCAAACTTCAGGATGCCGGCaccaaggaggaagaggaggaagacgccAACTTTTCCCCACCCTCCTCTTCCCTTCACTTCCTGTCTCACACCTCTGACCTCTGCCGAAGTGACACGGCAGCAGGAAGTGACCTCAGCCCCCCGCTCTCCCCCACCATCATGTCATGTCACCTCTGA
- the LOC133397558 gene encoding E3 ubiquitin-protein ligase Topors-like isoform X2 yields MAPTAMKLRDRRRYNNNGGEAQPEEVPRRRASRRGKKTGTDTQAAAAATASPPAPSARAAEEASPDSKCPICLDRFNNMAYLDHCLHRFCFPCIQEWSHNKAECPLCKQPFASILHSVRAEDEFKEYTLRPTPTSSSVAATVAMVAAMASASEEEHGVWEWYLDVLPFPLSERGVIFEGPTGHGDAGPGRPSRRLVTRLAARLRLQREGVAAQRLTAEEMVAFRRALYRGGIRVRGVAGAAEPERDVTVDSFRRDPTQLNRLRPWLRRELTVLYGAYGSLVDVVQRIIAARVARHGLEDAATMQEELQPFLLAQTAHFLHELLCFARSPLSLDEYDVHAAYHPPAANNSGSPSISEEAEGRRHNDETPGPSNSAALTLPPSSPVPLEDEAECLIVGYKKPLAERTPELVHLSSDSDSSSPAIPPSAARHEKAPAVGSVSSACTLSPPLAPPDNKMKKKKKRRRSRESWSPARRSPSARRTAAGNSPRRPPPPPSAPLHRRRRLSRRCAPAARSPAGRGSTRADTWTSTASPTGGGDEGAAAREGATRGRSPLAPTAREGTNATAVPAWRSCMRAPPHPSAIARHRSTAGRRPSSHWRATAATTAAEETRRALALSRQYARPTRSWTWWTRHPAPVRRRTSKTLQIERKRPFAR; encoded by the exons ATGGCCCCCACAGCTATGAAGCTACGTGATCGGCGCCGTTACAACAACAACGGCGGCGAGGCGCAGCCCGAGGAAGTGCCGAGGAGGCGAGCAAGTCGCAGGGGAAAGAAGACGGGCACGGACACgcaggccgccgccgccgccacggcGTCTCCTCCCGCGCCGTCGGCCCGAGCGGCAGAGGAGGCGTCGCCCGACTCAAAGTGTCCCATCTGCCTGGACCGCTTCAACAATATGGCGTATTTGGACCACTGCCTGCACCGCTTCTGCTTCCCGTGCATCCAGGAGTGGTCGCACAACAAGGCCGAGTGTCCGCTCTGCAAGCAGCCCTTCGCTTCCATCTTGCACTCGGTGCGCGCCGAGGACGAGTTCAAGGAGTACACGCTGCGCCCCACCCCTACCAGCAGCAGCGTGGCGGCCACCGTGGCCATGGTGGCGGCCATGGCGTCGGCGAGCGAGGAGGAGCACGGGGTGTGGGAGTGGTATTTGGACGTCCTGCCGTTTCCGCTGTCGGAGCGCGGCGTCATATTCGAAGGCCCGACGGGCCACGGCGACGCCGGTCCGGGCCGGCCGTCGCGGCGCCTCGTGACCCGATTGGCCGCCAGGCTGCGTCTGCAGCGTGAAGGCGTGGCGGCGCAGCGTCTGACGGCGGAAGAGATGGTGGCCTTTCGCCGCGCCCTCTATCGCGGCGGCATCCGCGTGCGCGGCGTCGCCGGCGCCGCCGAGCCCGAGCGTGACGTCACGGTGGACAGCTTCCGCCGGGACCCCACCCAGCTGAACAGACTGCGGCCTTGGCTTCGCCGCGAGCTGACAGTGCTGTACGGTGCGTACGGCTCGCTGGTGGACGTCGTCCAGCGCATCATCGCGGCTCGAGTGGCTCGCCACGGCTTGGAGGACGCGGCGACCATGCAGGAAGAGCTGCAGCCCTTCCTATTGGCGCAAACGGCGCACTTCCTACACGAGCTGCTCTGCTTCGcccgctcgccgctcagcctgGACGAGTACGACGTGCACGCCGCGTACCATCCGCCGGCCGCCAACAACAGCGGCTCGCCTTCCATCTCCGAGGAGGCGGAGGGGCGGCGGCACAACGATGAGACGCCGGGCCCCTCTAACTCTGCCGCATTGACGTTGCCGCCCTCGAGCCCCGTCCCGCTGGAGGACGAGGCGGAGTGTTTGATCGTGGGCTACAAGAAGCCGCTGGCCGAGCGCACGCCGGAGCTCGTGCACCTGTCGTCCGACTCAGACTCATCGTCGCCCGCAATCCCGCCCTCCGCCGCCCGTCATGAAAAGGCCCCTGCGGTGGGGTCGGTGAGCTCGGCGTGCACGCTCAGCCCGCCGCTGGCGCCGCCTGACAACaagatgaaaaagaagaagaagaggaggaggagccgcGAGT CCTGGAGTCCGGCTCGCCGCTCGCCCTCAGCTCGTCGGACTGCAGCTGGGAATTCTCCTCGtcgtccccctcctcctccgtcTGCTCCTCTTCACCGCCGCCGTCGCCTCTCTCGCCGTTGCGCTCCAGCGGCGAGAAGCCCAGCGGGAAGAGGAAGTACAAGAGCCGACACCTGGACGAGCACAGCCAGCCCGACAGGAGGCGGCGACGAAGGGGCCGCAGCAAGAGAAGGAGCGACTCGCGGAAGATCCCCTCTGGCCCCGACAG CACGGGAGGGCACCAACGCGACCGCAGTCCCAGCGTGGAGATCGTGTATGAGGGCGCCGCCCCACCCAAGCGCCATCGCAAGACACAGGAGCACGgcgg GCCGCCGCCCATCATCACACTGGAGAGCGACAGCAGCGACGACGGCGGCGGAGGAGACCCGTCGCGCCCTCGCGCTCTCCCGTCAGTATGCTCGACCGACGCGGTCGTGGACTTGGTGGACGCGCCATCCGGCCCCTGTGAGGCGGCGGACGTCAAAGACTTTACAAATCGAACGCAAGCGGCCGTTTGCCAGGTAA
- the LOC133397564 gene encoding early growth response protein 1-like, producing the protein MLAERHCSFLSDFEDACSAWVNSVESDRCDVNEADPAVVSPGTDASDSDFFSDFSDSDSLSPSLDFSGSFLPEPTTVSAVGLSSTADAILNMITEIVGICTEMEQREDTAYPPVTTVKSEPASSSCGVDYLATPVAPDFIEALLRQDDGQGETKALEVKQEVVAPEDWMKNWRVGTEADHVKMEVDLHCPAHSTLDSDLLSSLLQGAFPTVHLSNVSTGAKVSRKGRRALGKSGVKAKAFPCFVEGCERRFSRSDELNRHVRVHTGQKPFQCAVCARSFSRSDHLTTHMRTHTGEKPFSCDVCGKRFARSDERKRHGRVHVKQQLRAQMMAAYSLAVSAV; encoded by the exons ATGCTTGCCGAGCGCCACTGCAGCTTCCTGTCCGACTTCGAGGACGCGTGCAGCGCTTGGGTGAACAGCGTGGAATCCGACCGCTGCGACGTCAACGAGGCCGACCCAGCAG TTGTCTCGCCGGGAACTGACGCTTCCGACTCAGATTTCTTCTCCGACTTCAGTGACTCAGATTCGCTCTCGCCCTCCCTCGACTTCAGCGGCAGCTTCCTTCCCGAACCGACTACGGTGTCAGCGGTGGGCCTGAGCAGCACCGCGGACGCCATCCTCAACATGATCACAGAGATCGTTGGAATCTGCACTGAAATGGAGCAGCGAGAGGACACTGCCTACCCTCCGGTGACCACGGTCAAGAGCGAGCCGGCCAGCTCCAGCTGCGGGGTCGACTACCTCGCAACGCCGGTCGCTCCAGATTTCATCGAGGCTCTGCTGAGGCAAGACGACGGCCAGGGCGAGACCAAGGCGTTGGAGGTCAAGCAGGAAGTGGTGGCACCGGAGGACTGGATGAAGAACTGGAGGGTTGGCACTGAGGCAGACCACGTCAAAATGGAGGTCGACCTCCACTGTCCCGCCCATTCCACCCTGGACTCCGATCTCTTGTCATCCCTCCTGCAGGGTGCCTTCCCAACCGTGCACCTGAGCAACGTGTCAACGGGCGCCAAAGTGTCCCGGAAGGGCCGCAGGGCTCTTGGCAAGAGCGGCGTGAAGGCCAAGGCGTTCCCGTGCTTCGTGGAGGGCTGCGAGCGCCGCTTCTCCCGCTCGGACGAACTCAACAGGCACGTGCGTGTCCACACGGGACAGAAGCCCTTCCAGTGCGCTGTGTGCGCGCGGAGCTTCAGCCGCAGCGACCACCTGACCAcgcacatgcgcacgcacacgggcgagaagcccTTCTCCTGCGACGTGTGCGGCAAGCGCTTCGCACGCAGCGACGAGAGGAAGCGACACGGGCGCGTGCACGTCAAGCAGCAGCTCCGAGCACAGATGATGGCCGCCTATTCGCTGGCTGTGAGCGCCGTGTGA
- the LOC133397560 gene encoding steroid 17-alpha-hydroxylase/17,20 lyase codes for MVASVLPAIASSLAPVLLVLAALATLVALAQRSGGMPGLPRLPVVGSLPWIAGATPPHLFFMQLGHRYGPLFELYLGPHRTVVVNAHAHAKEVLLQRGRDFAGRPSMVTTDLLTRGGKDIAFSDFSPLWKLHRRLVHTSFTLFGEGSSRLQDIVLSEVDGLCVELLSSDGRGFDPSIAVTTAVTNVVCTLVFGSTYRHGDGELQEVMRYNDGIVRNITRGGLVDIFSWMKVFPNASLRELRACISVRDRLLTQKLREHKEVLSEGDPQDLLDALLKGKGSPGSDGVPITDDHVLMTAAEAFGAGVETTSTTLLWILAYLLHHPEVQVRAQKELDEEVGERAVCAADRGRLPYLDSIINEGMRIRPVSPVLIPHIAMIDSRIGCHAIRRGTRVLVNMWAIHHHPDHWDRPDLFMPDRFLDDQGRRVTPPCFLPFGAGPRVCVGESLARMELFLFLSSMLQRMSFMLPDGASPPNLQGRLGVVLQPLPYKVAVRSRAGWEVGAHAK; via the exons ATGGTGGCATCTGTCTTGCCCGCGATCGCCTCGTCGCTCGCGCCGGTGCTCCTAGTGCTTGCCGCACTCGCCACCTTGGTGGCGCTTGCTCAGCGCTCCGGCGGCATGCCCGGCCTGCCCCGCTTGCCCGTGGTGGGCAGCCTGCCTTGGATAGCAGGAGCCACCCCCCCACACTTGTTCTTCATGCAGTTGGGCCACAG GTACGGGCCGTTGTTCGAGCTCTACCTGGGGCCTCATCGCACCGTGGTGGTCAACGCCCACGCGCATGCCAAAGAAGTTCTGCTGCAGCGAGGGCGTGACTTCGCCGGACGTCCAAGCATG GTGACCACTGATCTGCTGACCCGAGGCGGGAAAGACATCGCCTTCTCCGACTTCTCGCCGTTGTGGAAACTTCACCGCCGCCTGGTGCACACTTCCTTCACTCTCTTCGGAGAAGGAAGCAGTCGCCTGCAGGACATCG TTCTGTCCGAGGTGGACGGTCTGTGCGTGGAGCTGCTTTCCAGCGATGGCCGCGGCTTCGACCCATCAATCGCGGTGACCACGGCCGTCACCAACGTGGTTTGCACGCTGGTGTTCGGCTCCACCTACAGACACGGTGATGGGGAGCTGCAGGAGGTGATGCGCTACAACGACGGCATTGTGCGGAACATCACCAGGGGAGGACTGGTTGATATCTTCTCCTGGATGAAG GTGTTCCCCAATGCGTCGCTGCGCGAGCTCCGGGCGTGCATTAGTGTGCGAGACCGCCTCCTCACTCAAAAACTGCGCGAACACAAG GAGGTGCTGAGCGAAGGTGACCCTCAAGATCTCCTGGACGCCTTGCTGAAAGGTAAAGGTTCACCTGGGTCCGACGGGGTGCCCATTACAGATGACCACGTGTTGATGACGGCGGCGGAGGCCTTTGGCGCTGGCGTGGAGACCACGTCCACTACGCTGCTCTGGATCCTGGCCTATCTACTGCACCACCCTGAG GTCCAGGTGCGTGCACAGAAGGAGCTCGACGAGGAGGTGGGCGAGCGCGCGGTGTGCGCAGCAGACCGCGGGAGGCTTCCGTATCTGGACAGCATCATCAACGAGGGAATGCGGATCCGACCGGTGAGCCCGGTACTGATCCCGCACATCGCCATGATCGACAGCAG AATCGGATGTCACGCAATCCGCCGCGGGACTCGAGTGTTGGTCAACATGTGGGCCATCCATCACCACCCTGACCACTGGGACCGACCGGACCTGTTCATGCCAG ATCGCTTCCTTGATGACCAGGGTCGGAGGGTCACACCCCCCTGCTTCCTGCCGTTTGGGGCGGGACCTCGCGTCTGTGTGGGCGAATCGCTAGCCAGGATGGAGCTCTTCCTTTTCCTGTCCTCCATGCTCCAGCGAATGAGCTTTATGCTGCCGGACGGGGCTTCCCCACCCAATCTGCAGGGGCGTCTCGGTGTGGTCTTGCAGCCACTACCTTATAAAGTCGCCGTCAGGTCAAGGGCGGGTTGGGAAGTTGGCGCTCATGCTAAATAG
- the LOC133397561 gene encoding WW domain binding protein 1-like: MEYHSGGSLPLLGRPRYCPGANANGGYLCETGHCCGETGCCTYYYELWWFWLLWTALIMFSCCCAYRHRRAKVRAQQQQRRQREISLLAYQGTASYPSSMLDLSFLASLKLPSYEEVAAQPSTPPPPYSSVFTAPRYPQPPRAADPHLLLQHDPLLHRPLSDAPSSLSSDNSSSCSCDSCCPSSPCSSFPSAPLTYETDTSHASTPSELAALPFDVAAETTPRAPPSPVHADTAAASKTSSPRPTSPPANPGPPPLVDPEYVPKKPGSPGSSECKAPSAYSPPSTSLLLDPPQPARPTQAPPKQTLFSPCVDVIRAETDEEGDQDNVDADASQYRHRRLTGDSGIEVCRCRVQGQEAREEDAETESTAGGKNSDLHDSVDCPSKCAATPCHPHEEAGEVVVVVETA; this comes from the exons ATGGAGTACCACTCCGGTGGCAGCCTGCCCCTGCTGGGGAGACCGCGCTACTGCCCTGGCGCCAACGCTAACGGCGGCTACCTGTGCGAGACGGGTCACTGCTGCGGCGAGACGGGATGCTGCACGTACTACTACGAGCTGTGGT GGTTCTGGCTGCTGTGGACGGCGCTCATCATGTTCAGCTGCTGTTGCGCGTATCGCCACCGGCGGGCCAAAGTGCGagctcagcagcagcagcggcgccAGCGAGAGATCAGCCTGCTGGCGTACCAGGGCACCGCCTCCTACCCGTCCTCCATGCTGGACCTCA GTTTCCTGGCGTCGCTCAAGCTGCCGTCGTACGAGGAGGTGGCGGCGCAGCCCTCCACGCCGCCGCCCCCTTACAGCTCCGTCTTCACGGCGCCGCGCTACCCGCAGCCCCCCCGCGCCGCTGACCCCCACTTGCTCTTGCAGCACGACCCGCTGCTGCACCGGCCGCTCAGCGACGCCCCCTCCTCGCTCAGCTCGGACAACAG ctccagctgctcctgtGACTCCTGCTGCCCTTCGTCTCCGTGCAGCTCCTTCCCCTCTGCTCCCTTGACCTATGAGACGGACACAAGCCACGCCTCCACGCCCAGTGAGTTGGCAGCCCTTCCTTTTGATGTCGCCGCGGAGACCACTCCGCGGGCTCCTCCTTCGCCCGTCCACGCAGACACGGCCGCCGCCTCAAAAACCAGCTCGCCGCGGCCCACGAGTCCGCCGGCGAACCCCGGCCCCCCTCCGCTCGTAGACCCTGAGTATGTCCCCAAGAAGCCAGGGTCGCCCGGGTCCAGCGAGTGCAAGGCCCCCTCCGCCTACTCCCCCCCTTCCACCTCTTTACTCCTGGACCCGCCCCAACCCGCCCGGCCCACTCAGGCCCCGCCCAAGCAGACGCTCTTTTCGCCGTGCGTGGATGTAATTCGAGCAGAGACAGACGAGGAGGGGGACCAAGACAACGTGGACGCCGACGCGAGCCAGTACCGCCACCGGAGACTGACCGGCGACTCGGGCATCGAAGTGTGCCGCTGCCGCGTGCAAGGGCAGGAGGCGCGGGAGGAGGACGCCGAGACAGAGAGCACCGCTGGGGGAAAGAACTCTGATCTCCACGACAGCGTGGACTGTCCCTCCAAGTGTGCCGCCACGCCGTGCCACCCCCACGAGGAGGCGGGCGAGGTCGTGGTTGTCGTGGAGACGGCGTGA